Proteins from one Pseudarthrobacter sp. BIM B-2242 genomic window:
- a CDS encoding carbohydrate ABC transporter permease, giving the protein MTTKLETLPAPDKNNAGAGTPTNHRKPKKARESRGTLAFSRSARTKALIKHAILILAGGLMIYPLLWMVVSSLRPNDLIFKDPGLWLSTLEMSNYTDGWSALTHPFGHYMLNSAIVVIGSILGNLISCSMAAYAFARLQFSGKKLFFGIMLLTIMLPFHVVIVPQYILFSQIGWVNTFWPLIVPKLLATDAFFVFLMVQFIRGIPKDLDEAARIDGAGHPRIFLRVILPLMVPALATTTIFTFIWTWNDFFGALIYLTDPDMFTVPVALRAFVDAQSATSWGSLFAMSIVSLLPVFLVFLFGQRFLIKGIATTGIK; this is encoded by the coding sequence ATGACGACTAAACTTGAGACGCTGCCCGCCCCGGATAAGAACAATGCCGGCGCCGGTACGCCAACGAACCACCGCAAGCCCAAGAAGGCCCGCGAATCCCGCGGAACCCTCGCGTTCAGCCGCTCGGCCCGCACCAAGGCGCTGATCAAGCACGCCATCCTGATCCTGGCCGGCGGCTTGATGATCTACCCGCTGCTGTGGATGGTGGTGTCCTCCCTGCGGCCCAATGACCTGATTTTCAAGGATCCCGGACTCTGGCTAAGCACCCTGGAAATGAGCAACTACACGGACGGCTGGTCCGCGCTGACGCATCCGTTCGGGCACTACATGCTCAACTCGGCCATCGTGGTGATCGGCTCCATCCTGGGCAACCTCATCTCATGCTCGATGGCCGCCTACGCGTTTGCCCGGCTGCAGTTCAGTGGCAAGAAGCTCTTCTTCGGCATCATGCTGCTGACCATCATGCTGCCGTTCCACGTGGTGATTGTGCCGCAGTACATTCTGTTTTCGCAGATCGGCTGGGTGAACACGTTCTGGCCGCTCATCGTGCCCAAGCTCCTGGCAACGGACGCATTCTTTGTCTTCCTGATGGTCCAGTTCATCCGCGGCATCCCGAAGGACCTCGATGAGGCCGCGCGGATCGACGGCGCCGGCCACCCGCGCATCTTCCTGCGGGTGATCCTGCCGCTGATGGTGCCGGCCCTCGCCACCACCACCATCTTCACCTTCATCTGGACCTGGAACGATTTCTTCGGCGCCCTTATCTACCTGACCGATCCGGACATGTTCACAGTCCCCGTAGCTCTTCGCGCCTTTGTGGATGCGCAGTCCGCCACCAGCTGGGGATCGCTGTTCGCGATGTCCATCGTCTCGCTGCTGCCGGTGTTCCTCGTGTTCCTCTTTGGCCAGCGGTTCCTGATCAAGGGCATCGCCACCACGGGCATCAAATAA
- a CDS encoding carbohydrate ABC transporter permease: MSAIGELSTLKRRKGPMTAEEKKANGRDNKAAYIFLLPWLVGLVAITIGPMLMSLYLSFTDYNLLQPPEWTGLDNFIRMFTDARLHNSLGVTFTYVFVGVPLQLAVALLIALVLDKGLRGLPFYRSVFYLPSLLGGSVAVAILWKQIFGTTGLVNQALALVGIQGPGWISDPSTALGSIVLLHVWTFGAPMIIFLAGLRQIPVMYYEAAKVDGATTLQQFWKITLPMLSPIIFFNLVLQIIGSFQSFTQAFIVSGGNGGPSDSTMFFTLYLYQKGFGQFDMGYASAMAWFLLVIIGVFTAINFIAAKYWVFYDD, encoded by the coding sequence ATGAGCGCCATTGGTGAACTCTCAACGCTCAAGCGCCGCAAGGGGCCGATGACGGCTGAGGAGAAGAAGGCTAACGGCCGGGACAACAAGGCCGCGTACATCTTCCTGCTGCCATGGCTGGTAGGCCTGGTGGCCATCACCATCGGACCGATGCTGATGTCGCTGTACCTGTCCTTTACGGACTACAACCTCCTGCAGCCGCCGGAATGGACCGGCCTGGACAACTTCATCCGGATGTTCACCGACGCCCGGCTGCACAACTCGCTGGGCGTGACGTTCACGTACGTCTTTGTTGGTGTGCCGCTGCAGCTCGCAGTGGCCCTGCTGATCGCGCTGGTGCTGGACAAGGGCCTGCGCGGCCTGCCGTTCTACCGCTCGGTCTTCTACCTGCCGTCCCTGCTGGGCGGTTCGGTGGCGGTGGCTATCCTGTGGAAGCAGATCTTCGGCACCACCGGCCTGGTCAACCAGGCGCTGGCCCTTGTTGGCATCCAGGGCCCGGGCTGGATCTCCGACCCGAGCACGGCGCTGGGCTCCATTGTCCTGCTCCACGTGTGGACCTTCGGCGCCCCCATGATCATCTTCCTGGCCGGCCTCCGGCAGATCCCGGTGATGTACTACGAAGCCGCCAAGGTTGACGGCGCCACCACGCTTCAGCAGTTCTGGAAGATCACGCTGCCGATGCTCAGCCCCATCATCTTCTTCAACCTTGTGCTGCAGATCATCGGATCGTTCCAGTCCTTCACCCAGGCGTTCATCGTCTCGGGCGGCAACGGCGGGCCGTCGGACTCCACGATGTTCTTCACGCTGTACCTGTACCAGAAGGGCTTCGGCCAGTTCGACATGGGCTACGCCTCGGCCATGGCCTGGTTCCTGTTGGTCATCATCGGTGTATTCACCGCCATCAACTTCATCGCTGCAAAGTATTGGGTTTTCTATGACGACTAA
- a CDS encoding DUF6807 family protein — protein sequence MIQQSAKQAARHTVGPGASAPTAPPRIALVGVHGFGERHRANLTGLQAAGVVELVAVADPYPPQDGTLPGSVAVFNTLDQLLAAGAAPDVVILATPIQTHAPLALAALTAGSDIYVEKPPVASMAQFQDLLAAADASGQLVQVGFQSLGSHALPAIRRAIDSGGIGDVLGLSAQGRWVRTRGYFTRSRWAGKRSLDGTDVVDGVATNALAHAVATGLHMAGAHTTADVASVETDLYRAHTTQSDDTSVIRVRTTAGRTLLCALTLCAPEQQNPSVTVHGTLGDITFFYTEDEVVTTTRDGERRETFGRTDLLENLLAARQTGTPLLCSLADTGAFTSVLEAIRTSPEPQEIGADHVTWEGDGDDAHPVVHNLPEVMDRAAKAQATFAELGVPWARSLPASRSFVLDGHPVAAFQDGSRIRSVSSPRPYLHPVRTLAGTVVTDHQPLDHVWHLGVGVALQDVDGVNFWGGRTYTRAAGEYVWRPDHGSIVRLGEPLERDGSLAEKLSWNGPDGAPILTEQRIWTWAAVAPSVWRLTLDFALSPAGRHPVSLGSPGSNGRAQGGYGGFFWRLPECSGATVWAPDAAGNTLTGESAVHGTVTPWLAWSGAFAGSAATLVFVAAEGSHDPWFVRVDGYPGVGQSLAWDAPVIAEPGTPVRRSVTVFIADGFLGTDDIETLISKL from the coding sequence ATGATTCAGCAATCGGCCAAGCAGGCCGCCCGCCACACCGTCGGGCCCGGGGCTTCTGCCCCTACAGCGCCTCCGCGCATCGCTTTGGTAGGCGTGCACGGCTTTGGCGAGAGGCACCGGGCCAACCTGACTGGGCTCCAGGCGGCCGGCGTCGTCGAGCTCGTGGCAGTGGCCGATCCCTACCCCCCGCAGGACGGCACTCTCCCCGGTTCTGTGGCGGTCTTCAACACACTGGACCAGCTTCTGGCCGCCGGCGCAGCCCCTGACGTGGTCATTCTTGCCACGCCTATCCAGACGCACGCACCGCTTGCGCTGGCCGCGCTCACGGCCGGGTCCGACATCTACGTGGAAAAGCCCCCGGTGGCGTCCATGGCACAGTTCCAGGACCTGCTGGCCGCGGCGGATGCGTCGGGACAGCTGGTCCAAGTGGGGTTCCAGAGCCTGGGATCGCACGCCCTCCCCGCGATCCGCAGGGCCATCGACTCTGGCGGGATTGGCGACGTCCTGGGGCTGAGCGCCCAGGGCAGGTGGGTGCGGACCAGGGGGTACTTCACGCGTTCGCGCTGGGCCGGCAAACGCAGCCTGGACGGCACCGATGTGGTGGACGGCGTGGCCACCAACGCGCTGGCACATGCGGTAGCCACCGGACTCCACATGGCAGGCGCACACACCACCGCAGATGTGGCTTCCGTGGAGACCGACCTCTACCGTGCCCACACCACCCAGAGCGATGACACCTCGGTAATCCGCGTCCGCACCACCGCCGGCCGGACACTGCTGTGCGCCCTCACGCTCTGCGCCCCGGAACAGCAGAATCCCTCGGTGACGGTCCACGGCACGCTGGGCGACATCACGTTTTTCTACACCGAAGACGAGGTGGTCACCACCACCCGCGACGGCGAGCGCCGTGAAACCTTCGGCCGGACCGATCTGCTGGAGAACCTGCTCGCCGCGCGGCAGACCGGGACTCCGCTGCTGTGTTCCCTGGCGGATACCGGCGCGTTCACGTCGGTACTCGAAGCCATCCGGACGTCCCCGGAGCCCCAGGAAATCGGCGCCGATCATGTCACCTGGGAGGGCGACGGTGACGACGCGCACCCTGTCGTCCACAATCTTCCCGAGGTGATGGACCGCGCGGCCAAGGCACAGGCCACCTTCGCGGAACTGGGCGTTCCGTGGGCACGCAGCCTTCCGGCGTCCCGAAGCTTCGTCTTGGACGGTCATCCTGTGGCCGCCTTCCAGGACGGCAGCCGCATCCGCTCCGTTTCCTCTCCGCGGCCCTACCTTCATCCCGTCCGCACACTGGCCGGGACCGTCGTCACGGATCACCAGCCGCTCGACCACGTGTGGCACCTCGGTGTCGGCGTGGCCCTGCAGGATGTGGACGGCGTCAACTTTTGGGGCGGCCGCACTTATACCCGCGCGGCGGGCGAATACGTCTGGCGCCCGGATCACGGCAGCATCGTCCGGTTGGGTGAACCGCTCGAGCGGGACGGTTCCCTGGCGGAAAAACTGTCCTGGAACGGTCCCGACGGCGCTCCCATCCTGACAGAACAGCGCATCTGGACGTGGGCCGCCGTCGCGCCTTCCGTTTGGCGGCTCACGCTGGACTTCGCGCTCTCCCCCGCCGGCCGCCATCCCGTCAGCCTGGGCAGCCCGGGCTCCAACGGCCGCGCCCAAGGCGGATACGGCGGGTTCTTCTGGCGCCTCCCCGAATGCTCCGGAGCCACCGTGTGGGCGCCAGATGCAGCCGGGAATACCCTGACCGGCGAGTCAGCCGTGCACGGGACCGTGACGCCGTGGCTTGCCTGGTCCGGCGCTTTTGCCGGCAGCGCCGCCACTTTGGTGTTCGTCGCCGCTGAGGGCTCCCATGACCCGTGGTTTGTGCGCGTGGACGGCTACCCGGGCGTGGGGCAGTCGCTCGCTTGGGATGCGCCGGTAATTGCCGAGCCCGGCACACCGGTCCGGCGGAGCGTCACCGTGTTTATCGCCGACGGATTTTTGGGCACCGACGACATCGAGACCTTGATATCAAAACTTTGA
- a CDS encoding Xaa-Pro peptidase family protein, translated as MSQTTTVVTPPSLLNAAADPADQFRRTAPASAKDRAIKRRRVLDILDAKGQDSLLLTTHTALTWYLDGSRVHISLAGDPIAALLVDREGDHLVTFNNEAGRVAAEELPAGVSLHAVPWYGNLHEAAAAVGRSSGAAAVPLAEAAVATELRAARQQLLPGESARYANLSAELAGIMTDVLSDARPDTTEFELVSALAARVVAAGAEPLVLLCNGSSRSEFRHPLATHSPLGRRAMAVMCARRDGLVANITRWVRFDAGTPDELDAEARIAAVEADIFDATVPGARLDAIFGEIQAAYVRHGFGADQWEQHHQGGPAGYAGRDPRVTAAVTDTVVMGQPFTWNPSGPGVKIEDTVQLMESGLKVLTVDDRWPTTTVNGLQRPVTLQL; from the coding sequence ATGAGCCAGACAACCACCGTCGTCACGCCGCCGTCCCTGCTGAATGCAGCCGCAGACCCCGCGGACCAGTTCCGCCGCACGGCACCCGCCTCGGCGAAGGACCGTGCCATCAAGCGGCGCAGGGTCCTGGACATCCTGGATGCCAAGGGGCAGGACTCGCTGCTGCTGACAACACACACGGCACTGACCTGGTATCTCGACGGCAGCCGCGTGCACATCAGCCTGGCCGGCGATCCCATCGCCGCGCTGCTCGTGGACCGGGAGGGCGACCACCTCGTGACGTTCAACAACGAGGCCGGCAGGGTCGCGGCCGAGGAGCTTCCTGCCGGAGTCTCACTCCACGCGGTGCCCTGGTACGGGAATCTGCACGAGGCTGCTGCCGCCGTCGGGCGTTCTTCGGGCGCTGCGGCAGTGCCACTCGCTGAGGCCGCGGTGGCAACCGAGCTGAGGGCCGCCCGTCAGCAGCTGCTGCCGGGCGAGAGCGCACGCTACGCAAACCTGAGCGCGGAACTCGCGGGCATCATGACCGATGTCCTGTCCGACGCACGGCCGGACACCACGGAATTCGAGCTGGTGTCCGCGCTGGCCGCCCGAGTGGTGGCGGCGGGTGCTGAGCCGCTGGTGCTGCTGTGCAACGGCAGCTCCCGCAGCGAGTTCCGCCACCCGCTGGCTACACACTCGCCTTTGGGCCGCCGTGCCATGGCCGTGATGTGCGCCCGCCGGGACGGCCTGGTTGCCAACATCACCCGCTGGGTAAGGTTCGACGCCGGCACTCCTGACGAGCTCGACGCCGAGGCCCGCATCGCTGCGGTGGAGGCGGACATCTTTGATGCGACCGTTCCCGGCGCCCGGCTGGATGCGATTTTCGGCGAGATTCAGGCAGCCTACGTCCGGCACGGTTTCGGCGCAGATCAGTGGGAGCAGCACCACCAGGGCGGCCCCGCAGGATATGCGGGGCGGGACCCGCGCGTCACCGCCGCGGTCACCGACACCGTGGTCATGGGCCAGCCGTTTACGTGGAACCCCTCGGGACCGGGAGTGAAGATCGAGGACACCGTGCAGCTCATGGAGTCGGGCCTCAAAGTCCTGACCGTGGATGACCGCTGGCCGACTACGACGGTCAACGGCCTGCAGCGGCCGGTCACTCTCCAGCTGTAG
- a CDS encoding mandelate racemase/muconate lactonizing enzyme family protein, translating to MSAPAMASVRTAPVITGLSTRLLTVPLRRSWGTDAPENHVIVTEIQTDDGGAGHGFSWTPTIGPQAVKALLDYDIAPFVTGLPAHPETVWDALWKRLHEAGGGGLTTIAMAGIDLALWDLQARRAATSVTGLLGQRQESAEVYGSGVNLHYTLEELVAQTERWVAAGHRAVKIKVGKPDIREDAERVAAVRSVLGPDRKLMIDANQRWDLPATFKALDVLAEYGLEWLEEPLRADDLWAYRRLRKHSPVPIALGENLHTIYRFRDFIEAEAVDIIQPNIIRVGGITPFRRIVELARTNSIRVMPHLLPELSGQLALTLAEATLVEDVEDASFEQLGILAGPSPVRFSNSRVALADQPGLGFRFRDSPQPSLT from the coding sequence ATGAGTGCGCCCGCAATGGCTTCCGTCCGGACTGCCCCGGTGATTACGGGGCTGTCCACCCGGCTCCTGACCGTCCCCCTGCGCCGCAGCTGGGGAACTGACGCGCCGGAAAACCATGTGATCGTTACGGAAATCCAGACGGACGACGGCGGCGCAGGGCACGGTTTTTCGTGGACGCCCACCATTGGGCCGCAGGCCGTCAAGGCCCTCCTCGACTACGACATCGCACCTTTTGTGACGGGGCTTCCCGCACATCCGGAGACGGTGTGGGACGCGCTGTGGAAGCGGCTGCATGAGGCAGGCGGCGGGGGACTGACCACCATCGCGATGGCCGGCATCGACCTCGCCCTCTGGGACCTCCAGGCCCGTAGGGCCGCCACCTCGGTCACGGGTCTGCTGGGCCAGCGGCAGGAGTCCGCCGAGGTGTACGGCTCCGGCGTGAACCTGCACTACACGCTTGAGGAACTGGTGGCACAGACCGAACGCTGGGTGGCCGCCGGGCACCGTGCCGTCAAGATCAAAGTGGGCAAGCCGGACATCCGCGAGGATGCCGAGCGCGTTGCGGCCGTCCGTTCCGTGCTCGGCCCGGACCGGAAGCTGATGATCGACGCCAACCAGCGCTGGGACCTGCCCGCCACCTTCAAAGCATTGGACGTGCTGGCGGAGTACGGGCTGGAATGGCTCGAAGAACCCCTCCGTGCGGACGACCTCTGGGCCTACCGCAGGCTGCGGAAGCACTCACCTGTACCTATTGCACTCGGCGAAAACCTGCACACCATCTACCGCTTCCGCGATTTCATCGAGGCGGAGGCGGTGGACATCATCCAGCCCAACATCATCCGGGTGGGCGGCATCACACCGTTCCGGCGGATCGTGGAGCTGGCCCGGACCAACAGCATCCGGGTCATGCCGCACCTGCTGCCCGAACTGTCCGGGCAGCTCGCCCTCACACTGGCCGAAGCCACCCTGGTGGAAGACGTGGAGGATGCGTCCTTCGAGCAGCTGGGCATCCTGGCGGGACCGTCACCGGTCCGCTTCAGCAACAGCCGGGTGGCGCTGGCGGACCAGCCGGGGCTGGGTTTCCGCTTCCGCGACTCCCCGCAACCCTCTCTCACTTAA
- a CDS encoding 5-dehydro-4-deoxyglucarate dehydratase, with protein sequence MKFDGVLFFPVTPFTPEGAVDVDLLKEHISSRLPYGPGGVFPACGTGEFHALSIDEVRTVVTAAVEVVAGKVPVVAGAGGPLGHALAAARVAEEAGADALLVLPPYLVTGPTDGLVAYIEAVADASSLPVIVYHRGNAKFTAASVARLAANPKVAGFKDGLGDVGLAQEIVSAVRATGREDFAFFNGLLTAELTQGAYRGLGIPLYSSAAFAMAPEIAKAYYDAYVAGDEDRRNALLEEFYAPLVRLRDQTPGFGVSLIKAGLRLGGLPVGPVRPPLVDPTEDQLVQLKSILARGYELAGR encoded by the coding sequence ATGAAATTCGACGGCGTCCTGTTCTTCCCTGTCACCCCGTTCACGCCCGAAGGCGCCGTGGATGTTGACCTTCTCAAGGAGCACATCAGCTCCCGGCTGCCGTACGGCCCGGGCGGTGTGTTCCCCGCCTGCGGCACCGGAGAATTCCACGCCCTCAGCATCGATGAGGTGCGCACCGTGGTAACGGCCGCCGTCGAGGTTGTGGCCGGGAAGGTGCCAGTGGTTGCCGGGGCCGGCGGGCCGCTGGGCCACGCGCTTGCTGCCGCCCGGGTGGCGGAGGAGGCCGGCGCCGACGCACTCCTGGTCCTGCCGCCGTACCTGGTCACCGGCCCCACCGATGGCCTGGTGGCCTACATCGAAGCAGTGGCGGACGCCAGCAGCCTCCCGGTGATCGTGTACCACCGCGGAAACGCCAAGTTCACGGCCGCCTCCGTCGCCAGGCTGGCGGCCAACCCGAAAGTGGCGGGCTTCAAGGACGGGCTCGGCGACGTGGGCCTCGCCCAGGAAATTGTGTCCGCCGTGCGCGCCACGGGACGCGAGGACTTCGCGTTCTTCAACGGCCTGCTGACCGCCGAACTGACGCAGGGTGCCTACCGCGGCCTGGGCATCCCGCTCTATTCGTCAGCTGCGTTCGCCATGGCCCCGGAGATCGCCAAGGCGTACTACGACGCCTACGTGGCCGGTGACGAGGACCGCCGCAACGCGCTGCTGGAGGAGTTCTACGCTCCGCTGGTGCGGCTCCGCGACCAGACGCCAGGCTTCGGCGTCTCCCTGATCAAGGCCGGGCTTCGCCTGGGCGGGCTGCCTGTGGGCCCCGTCCGTCCGCCGCTGGTTGACCCCACTGAAGACCAGCTGGTCCAGCTGAAGTCCATCCTGGCCAGGGGCTACGAGCTGGCTGGCCGCTGA
- a CDS encoding NAD(P)-dependent oxidoreductase codes for MSKIFVTGGSGRLGRSVVAGLAEAGHQVISVDRDSIPADQLPAGVIQETGDLLAPGEALRLLRKTAPDAVIHLAAIAVPFSAPEDVIFAKNTRLAYAVISAATELGIGKIVTASSPTVLGYGSPAGWLPDSFPLDERTAPKPWNAYALSKLIAEQTVQMFAAAQGTKIRYAAFRPCYVISPEEWDGAPTQQGHTLAERLADPALSAPALFNYVDARDVADFLDILLQKMDSIPNGETFFVGAADALATAPLAELMPRFLPGSEALAAGLTGTSPAFAITKAFELLGWEPKRSWRTELKTNTHLNDETSASLVTAGAGSKETP; via the coding sequence ATGAGCAAAATCTTTGTCACCGGCGGCTCCGGCCGTCTCGGCCGCAGCGTAGTGGCCGGCCTCGCCGAAGCGGGCCATCAGGTCATCTCGGTGGACCGCGACTCGATCCCGGCCGACCAGCTGCCCGCCGGCGTCATACAGGAGACCGGCGACCTGCTGGCGCCAGGGGAGGCGCTGCGCCTCCTCCGGAAGACCGCGCCCGACGCCGTCATCCACCTTGCCGCAATCGCCGTGCCGTTCAGCGCGCCCGAGGACGTCATTTTCGCCAAGAACACGCGTCTCGCCTATGCCGTGATCAGTGCGGCCACGGAACTGGGGATCGGCAAGATCGTCACGGCCAGCAGCCCCACAGTGCTGGGCTATGGATCGCCGGCCGGCTGGTTGCCGGACAGCTTCCCGCTGGATGAGCGCACCGCGCCCAAACCGTGGAACGCCTACGCCCTGTCCAAGCTCATCGCCGAGCAGACCGTGCAGATGTTCGCCGCAGCACAGGGTACGAAGATCCGGTACGCCGCTTTCCGCCCCTGCTACGTCATCTCGCCCGAGGAATGGGACGGCGCCCCCACCCAGCAGGGCCATACCCTTGCCGAACGCCTTGCCGACCCGGCCCTGTCCGCGCCCGCGCTGTTCAACTATGTGGACGCCCGTGACGTCGCAGATTTCCTGGACATCCTCCTGCAGAAGATGGATTCCATCCCCAACGGCGAAACCTTCTTCGTTGGGGCCGCTGACGCCCTGGCCACCGCACCGCTGGCGGAGCTGATGCCCCGCTTCCTGCCGGGAAGCGAAGCGCTCGCCGCCGGACTGACCGGCACCAGCCCCGCTTTCGCCATCACCAAGGCCTTTGAGCTGCTGGGCTGGGAGCCCAAACGCAGCTGGCGGACCGAACTCAAAACAAACACCCACCTCAATGACGAGACGTCCGCTTCACTGGTCACAGCCGGAGCCGGGTCCAAGGAGACACCATGA
- a CDS encoding Gfo/Idh/MocA family protein, whose protein sequence is MVNTAEPSTAADSSPVPLPGAAASAGTGSAGTGSAAGTAARSAQTETALEAGARTKARLALIGTGGRSEMYIRAVYGKHADTAELVAFSDLNPGRVEYYQKLIQELGAPAPVATFDPADLTAFIQANNVDRVVVTTPDYTHADYIVEALEAGADVVVEKPLTIDADGCRRITKAVAETGRNVVVTFNYRYSPRNSALKEIIQSGVIGKVTSIDFSWVLDTVHGADYFRRWHREKKNSGGLLIHKASHHFDLVNWWIDDVPERVFASGGLQFYGDRNAAERGLGPRPERGTPDAGSPGARDSSAEKDPFVLDLRDDERLKALFLDNEHYDGYRRDQDVFTGGITIEDNLALVVEYQGGPRLSYSLNAHSPWEGYRVAVNGTEGRAELEVVERAAVVSSTDKKLVVDPSATPIEEEDAVRRIGERLVVQRHWEAAYEVPIVNGEGGHGGGDALLLSDLFNGPGEDPLGRPSGYLDGLRSVSVGIAGNRSLESSLPVRIEDLDLGADLRRGA, encoded by the coding sequence ATGGTCAACACCGCCGAACCGAGCACCGCCGCCGATTCCAGTCCCGTCCCGTTGCCCGGCGCAGCAGCCAGCGCAGGAACAGGCAGCGCAGGAACCGGCAGCGCAGCCGGAACCGCGGCCCGCAGCGCACAGACCGAAACAGCCCTGGAAGCCGGCGCGCGCACCAAAGCCCGCCTCGCGCTGATCGGCACCGGCGGCCGCTCCGAGATGTACATCCGCGCCGTTTACGGGAAGCACGCCGACACCGCGGAGCTCGTTGCGTTCTCCGACCTCAACCCCGGCCGCGTGGAGTACTACCAGAAACTCATCCAGGAACTGGGGGCGCCCGCTCCCGTGGCTACCTTCGATCCCGCGGACCTCACAGCGTTCATCCAGGCGAACAACGTCGACCGCGTCGTGGTGACCACGCCGGACTACACCCACGCGGACTACATCGTGGAGGCACTCGAGGCGGGTGCCGACGTCGTGGTCGAAAAGCCGTTGACCATCGACGCTGACGGCTGCCGCCGCATCACCAAAGCGGTGGCAGAGACCGGCCGCAACGTGGTGGTCACCTTCAACTACAGGTATTCGCCGCGCAACAGCGCACTCAAAGAGATTATCCAGAGCGGCGTGATCGGCAAGGTTACATCCATCGACTTCAGCTGGGTCCTGGACACCGTCCACGGCGCAGACTACTTCCGCCGCTGGCACCGTGAAAAGAAGAACTCCGGCGGCCTGCTGATCCACAAGGCATCGCACCACTTCGACCTGGTCAACTGGTGGATTGACGATGTTCCCGAGCGGGTCTTCGCCTCCGGCGGGCTGCAGTTCTATGGCGACAGGAATGCCGCCGAGCGCGGACTTGGTCCCCGTCCGGAACGCGGAACGCCCGACGCCGGAAGCCCGGGTGCGCGGGACAGCTCAGCCGAAAAGGACCCCTTCGTGCTGGACCTCCGTGACGATGAGCGGCTCAAGGCACTTTTCCTGGACAACGAACACTATGACGGGTACCGCCGCGACCAGGACGTCTTCACCGGCGGCATCACCATCGAGGACAACCTTGCCCTCGTGGTCGAATACCAGGGCGGACCGCGGCTGAGCTACTCCCTGAATGCCCACAGCCCGTGGGAAGGCTACCGCGTGGCCGTCAACGGAACCGAAGGCCGGGCTGAACTGGAGGTGGTGGAACGCGCCGCGGTGGTCAGCAGCACCGATAAGAAGCTGGTGGTGGACCCGAGCGCCACACCCATCGAGGAGGAGGACGCCGTCCGCCGCATCGGCGAACGCCTGGTGGTCCAGCGCCACTGGGAAGCAGCCTATGAGGTGCCCATCGTCAACGGCGAGGGCGGCCACGGCGGCGGCGACGCGCTGCTCCTCTCGGACCTGTTCAACGGTCCCGGCGAGGACCCGCTGGGCCGCCCGTCCGGCTACCTCGACGGACTCCGTTCTGTCTCCGTGGGCATTGCCGGCAACCGCTCCCTGGAATCATCCCTCCCGGTCCGCATCGAGGACCTGGACCTCGGCGCCGACCTCCGCCGCGGCGCCTAG
- a CDS encoding LacI family DNA-binding transcriptional regulator, translated as MVRRSATGRIGIADVALKAGVSHATVSRVMNGNFTVDPDIAARVRAAAVELKYQPNPVGRSLALGKTDTIGIVVPDLANPTFQAILRGLSRAAAQDGYRVLIADSFEVSSEEAILAGEARRRCDGLVLCAPRMSDAELEEISPSLHPLVLINRTTAAPGIPSLVVDYGQGVQALAEHLVGLGHTRLAFLAGPAGSASNGLRLEGLAAFKASHPHVSVTMLDGGSDFDTGHDAVDAVLASGATGILAFNDLVAMGLMSGLHERGVNVPADISVTGFDDIPFARYTTPTLTTAAVPIADLGAQAWYQMRSLIRQEGLEIPGSRYQPRLEIRASSGPAPVNAAQGTPGPTKPAKDPAPAR; from the coding sequence ATGGTCAGGAGATCGGCAACAGGCAGGATCGGCATTGCGGATGTCGCCCTCAAGGCCGGGGTTTCGCATGCCACGGTTTCGCGCGTCATGAACGGCAACTTCACGGTGGACCCGGACATCGCGGCGCGCGTCCGGGCGGCCGCCGTCGAACTCAAATACCAGCCCAACCCCGTGGGACGCAGCCTCGCACTGGGCAAGACGGACACCATCGGCATAGTGGTGCCGGACCTGGCCAACCCCACGTTCCAGGCAATCCTGCGAGGCCTGAGCCGGGCCGCGGCGCAGGACGGCTACCGGGTCCTTATTGCCGATTCCTTCGAAGTCTCCAGCGAGGAAGCCATCCTGGCCGGCGAGGCGCGCCGGCGCTGCGACGGCCTGGTGCTGTGCGCCCCGCGCATGAGCGACGCCGAGCTCGAGGAAATCTCACCGTCCCTGCACCCGCTGGTCCTGATCAACCGCACCACGGCCGCGCCAGGAATTCCCAGCCTCGTGGTGGACTACGGGCAGGGCGTCCAGGCCCTCGCGGAGCACCTGGTGGGGCTCGGCCACACACGCCTCGCATTCCTCGCCGGCCCGGCAGGCAGCGCCTCCAACGGGCTCCGGCTCGAAGGGCTGGCAGCCTTCAAGGCCAGCCACCCGCACGTAAGCGTCACCATGCTCGACGGCGGCTCGGACTTCGACACCGGCCATGACGCCGTGGACGCCGTCCTGGCCAGCGGCGCCACCGGCATCCTGGCGTTCAACGACCTCGTGGCCATGGGCCTCATGAGCGGCCTGCACGAACGCGGAGTCAACGTTCCCGCCGACATCTCCGTCACCGGCTTCGACGACATCCCCTTCGCCCGCTACACCACACCCACCCTGACGACCGCCGCGGTTCCCATCGCCGATCTCGGCGCCCAGGCCTGGTACCAGATGCGATCGCTGATCCGTCAGGAAGGCCTCGAGATTCCCGGCAGCCGCTACCAGCCGCGCCTCGAAATCCGGGCCAGCAGCGGCCCTGCACCGGTGAACGCTGCCCAGGGAACCCCCGGCCCCACGAAACCAGCCAAGGATCCCGCTCCCGCGAGATGA